The genomic segment TTCAGGTATCAAGAGGTTCTCGATCGGTGGCAGCAAGATGGTGGGGAAGATCATCAGCGAGCTGGCGAAGATGATCGGCATCACTCCGCCGTGGTTCACACGCAGCGGGAGGTAGCTGCGCTGCCCGCCATAGACCTTCCGGCCACGCGTATGCTTAGCCTGCTGGACCGGGATCCGCCGCTGAGCCTGCGTGATAACGATCGCACCAGCGACGACGACGATGAACGAAACGAGCAGGAAGACAATCGTGTCGAAGCCGTAGCCGTCGCCGGTCGTCGAGAAGTTGTTGGCGATCAGGCCGACGGCACCCGGAATACCCGCGATGATGCCAGCGGTGATGATCAGCGAGATGCCGTTTCCGATGCCGTACTTGTCAATCTGCTCGCCAAGCCACATCAGGAAGATCGTGCCCGCAGTCAGGCCGACGACGCCGCAGCCCCAGAACAGGAAGGTGCCCGAGTATTCAGCGTAGACCAGGCCATTGCCCTGGATGAAACGCATCCAGAACACCGCCTGCACCAGACAGAGGCCGACGGCGGCGTAGCGGGTGTATTCCTGGATCTTCTGCCGACCGGTCGGGCCCTGCTTCTGGAGTTCCTTGAAGGACTCGACGGAAGCCGTCAGTAACTGAAAGATAATCGCCGCCGAGATGTACGGCATAATCCCTAGGCCGAAGATGGTCGATTGCCCGAGGGCTCCGCCGGTGAAGATGCCGACGAACGAGATCAGATTACCGACCGCTCCACCCTGGGAGTTCTCGGCCCAGGTCTTGAGCGCGTCCTGATTGACACCGGGCAGGGGAATGAAGAAGCCGATGCGGTAGATCGCGAGCATCCCGAGGGTGAACGCGATCTTCCAGCGGAGTTCGGGGATCTTCCAGATGTTGGCGAGGGTGCGGAGCATCCGGTGGTGGCCGACCTTCCTTGATCAGGGCTGGCGGAGCCGCTGGTTTATTCGCCGTCTGCGGGTGATGGGGCGGGACGCCCCGTATCGACGGTGACCGATCCGCCGGCCTTCGTGATCTTGTCCGTGGCGGCCTGGGTGAACTTGGCCGCCGTGATGTTGAGCTTCTTGGTGATCTCACCGTCAGCGAGAATCTTAACCGGCAGCTTGGTGTTGCGGATCAGGCCGACCTTGACCAGCGTCTCGGGGCTGACCGATTCGCCGTCCTCAAAGCGCGCGTCGATGGAACGCAGGTTCACGGTCGCGAAGTGCTTACGAAACGCCGCGTTGGTGAAGCCTCGCTTGGCCATCCGGCGGAAGAACGGCATCTGACCACCCTCGCGGTGAGCGGGTGACGAGAATCCCGAGCGGCTGCCCGCGCCGTTGTGGCCTCGGCCAGAGGTCTTGCCGTGACCGGAACCGACGCCGCGACCAATGCGCTTGCGTGACTTGTGGGCTCCGACGATCTCGGTGATGTCATGAATCATCATGGCGGGGGTCCGTTTCTTCCGGCCTCAGCCGGCGATCAATCGCGTGGTGGACGGCGGGTGCCGGTTACTCGCTCTTGGTTTCCTCAGAGCTGTCGTTATCCGCGGGTGCTTCGGGCTCTGCCTGCTCGGCAGCGGGCGCCTCGGCTTTGGGTTCCTCGACCTTGGGTTCCTCAGCAGGTGCTTCGGCAGCAGCCTTGGGCTGAGCGGGTTCCGGAGCAGCGGGCGTGTGGACAATATTAGCCGCGGCCGCCTGGGCCTTGGCCTCGGCACGCTGCATGGCGAGCTTGCCGGACTCGATCATCTCATCGACGGTCGACATCTCGATGGTCACGCCGCGCACGCCAGCGATCTCGGCACGGGTCCGAAGACCACGCAGGCCCTCGATGACCGCTTTGGCCAGGTTCTTCTTGTTGGTTGATCCGTAAGACTTGGTCAGGCAGTCCTGCACGCCAGCCATCTCGAGCACGGCACGAACGGTTCCGCCGGCAATAACGCCGGTACCCGGAGCCGCAGGGATCAGTCGGACCTTCGAGGACAGGTAGCGCCCGGTGGTCGGGTGCGGGAGCGTTCCACCCTTGACCTGAACTTTGAAGAGCTGCTTGCGAGCGTCCTTCTGGGCTTTCTCAATAGCCGCGGGGACACCCGGGGCCTTGCCGTAGCCGATACCGACGGAACCCTTGCGGTCCCCGACGACAACCAGCGCAGCGAAGCTGAATCGCCGGCCGCCCTTCACGACGGTCGCGGTTCGGAAGATGCCGACCGTGGTCGACTCGAGTGTCTGTCCTGCTTGTTCGATGACTTCAGCCATGGCGGGTCGTTTCCTGCCGGGGGGTGGCGGCGATGATTAGAACTTAAGGCCCGCTTCGCGGGCGCTGTCGGCCAGGGCCTTCACACGCCCGTGGTACCTGTATCCGTTACGGTCAAACTGAATAGCGTTGATGCCAGCAGACTTCGCCTTCTCGGCGATGGCCTTGCCGACGGCCTTGGCACCCTCGACGTTCCCGCCAGCGGTCTTCTCGACCACCGAGCTGGCCGACGCCAGAGTCTTGCCGGCCATGTCGTCGATGAGCTGAGCATAGATATGCTTCGAGCTGCGGAAGATCGACAATCGGGGCGTCTCGATCGTGCCGAGCACACGCTTGCGCACTCCCGCCTTCCGGCGTGTGCGACGCTGATTTTTTACATTGATCTGACTGGGATTCATCGGGTGAGCTCCTGGCGATGGCCTTAGTTGCCGAACGCCTTGCCGGCCTTACGGATGATCTGCTCGCCGGCGTAACGGACGCCCTTGCCGTTGTACGGCTCGGGCTTGCGGTGCGAGCGGATCGCTGCTGCGGTCTGCCCGACAAGCATCTTGTCGGGGCCGGTGATGGTGAGTTTCTGGGCCTCGACGGCGACATCCACGCCATCCGGGATCTTGACGACGCGCGTGTCCGCGTAGCCCAGCTTGAGATTGACCTGACGGCCCTGGACCTGCGCGTTCCAGCCGACGCCGACGATCTCGAGCTGCTTGGTGTAACCCTTAGTCACACCCTCGATCATGTTGGCGATCAAGGCTCGGGTCAGACCGTGCATCGCCTTAGCGAGTCGCGTGTCATCACGACGCTCGACGATCACGTTCTTGGCGTCATCGTCAATGCGAACGCTCACCTCCGGGCGGTGATCGTAGCTGAGCTTCTTGCCCGAGGCCTCGACCGTCACGGTGTTACCGCTGATCGACACCTTGGCGCCGCCTTCGATGGGAACTGGTTTTTTACCGATGCGTGACATCTCGTAATCTCGCGTTGGGTCGGCTTACTCGACGGTGCAGATCAGTTCGCCGCCGACGTTCTCGGTTCGGGCCTCGCGGTCCGAGAGAACGCCCTTCGGCGTGGTGAGGATGGCGATACCCAGACCCGCGAGCGGACGGGGGAGGTCGTCTACCTTGCTATAGACGCGGCATCCGGGTTTCGACTCCCGCTTGAGCAGATTGATCAACTGCTCGCCACGGGGGCCGTACTTAAGCTCGATGCGGAGGATGCCCTGACGGCCGTCCTCGATGACATCGAAACGGTTGATGTAGCCCTCGTCACGGAGCACGCGGGCGATGCCGCGGCAGACGTTGGAGTTGCGGCAGTCAACGCGCGGGTGTTTGGCCCGGGCCGCGTTTCGGACTCGCGTGAGCATGTCGGCGATGGTGTCGCTTAGAGACATCTGAGTTCTCCGGGGCCGCGCTTCGCTGGGTGATGCGGCCCTGATGGTTCCTTGTGCTTACCAGGAGGCCTTACGCATGCCGGGGATCTTGCCCTCAAGGGCCAGTTCCCGAAGGACGATGCGCGAGATACGGAACTTGCGGTATACACCCCGGGATCGACCGGTGAGAGCACACAAGTTGCGCACCCGGGTGGGGCTCGCGTTGCGTGGGAGCTGCTGCAGGCCGATGTAATCCTTGTCGGCCTTTAGCTGACGCCTGCGCTCCGCGTACTTGGCCACCGTGGCCTTGACCTTGTTGTTCCGAACGACGGTTGATTTTGACGACATATCAGCTTCCTGCTCGGTTATTTATTCTCGGGCTTGATGAACGGCCAACCGAGTTCTTCGAGCAGGAAGCGCGACTTGGTGTCGTCAGACTGCTCAAAGACCATCGTGATGTGCATGCCGTGGGTGAACTGGGCAGAAGTCATGTCCACCTCAGGGAAAATCGCCTGCTCGGTGATGCCGAACGAGTAGTTGCCGCGACCATCAAACGACTTGGCCTTGAGGCCACGGAAGTCCTTGATACGAGGGATCGACAGCGTGATCAAACGATCGAGGAACTCCCACATCCGGTCGCCACGCAATGTCACCATTGCACCGACCTCGTAACCCGCTCGCAGCTTGAAGTTCGAGACCGACTTCTTGGCCTTACGCATCACTGGCTTCTGACCTGCGACCGTCTCCAGCGTCAGGAGCACCTGCTCTTTAGCCTTCGGGTTGATCTTAGTGCCCTCAAGCTGCTTGCCCAGACCCACATTAAGGATGATCTTCTGGAGCTTGGGGGTCGCCATGACGTTCTTAATGCCAAACTGCTCACGCAGCTTCGGGGCGATCTCATCGCCAAAGCGCTGCTTGAGCCGCGGTGCGAGGCCGGCTGGTGCCGAGGCCTTCATCGCCGCCGGGTCGAGGGTTTCTTTGATCTTGTTCTTCGCCATGGCGAGTTCCTGTTCGTGCTTTCGCTTACTTGGCCTTGGCCTTGCGGAGTTCCGGACCAATCTGCTCGCCATTGCGTGCAGCAACGCGGACCTTCGAGCCGTCATCACGGGTCTCGAAACGTACCCGCGTCGGCTTGCCATCAGCAATCGGCGAGACGTTGGAGATGTGAATCGGCATCTCACGGCTGACCACCCCGCCACGCGGGTTCGCCTGCGTCGGCTTGAGGTGCTTCTTGCGGACGTTCACGCCCTCGACCAACACCTGGTCCGTCTCGGTGAGCACACGCAGGATCTTCTTAGGACGAAGGTCCCGGGTCTTGTTCACCACGCGACCCTCAGCATCGTGTTGGCGAATCCACGCGCCGTTGCCGGCGGTGACAATCACCATGTCGCCTGATCGGATGTGCCTGGCCATGCTTAAGTCCTCGTATCGCCGCCCCAACGGGCGTCCTTGTTCCTGGTATCCCGAATCGTCTTACACAACCTCGGAGGCGAGGGAGACGATCTTCATGTACTGCTGCTCGCGAAGCTCTCGGGCCACCGCACCAAAGATGCGTGTCCCACGAGGCTCGCCCTTCTCGTCAATCAGAACGATCGCGTTCTTGTCAAACCGCACGTAGCTGCCATCAATCCGGCGGACCGGGTAGTTCGTCCGGACCACCACGCCCCTGACGATCGTGCCCTGCTTCATGTCGCTGCCGGGCAGCGACTTCTTCACCGAGCAAACCACCTTGTCGCCCAGCGACGCGGTCTTGAGGGTCTTGCGACCACGGCCGGTGGACCCGCCGAGCACGCGGATCACATAAGCGATCTTCGCTCCGGTGTTGTCTGCCACGTCGACACGTGATTCGGCCTGGATCATGATCGTTGCTCCCGAGCCTCACGATGGAGGCTCCTGATGGCGTTCTGCTTGGGTTACTCGGTTACAGCAGCGGACTGCAGGATCTTGTGCAGACGCCAGCTCTTGGTCTTGGAATACGGCCGACACGGCGCGATCTCGACGCGGTCGCCCACTTTCGAGGTGTTGCCCTCATCGTGGACATGGAAGCGGAGCTGCCGGTGGATGTACTTGCCGTACTTGGGGTGACGGACCTGGAAGTCGACCTCGACGGTCCGGGTCTTGTTCCGCTTGTCGCCAGTCACCACACCGATCTTTGTGCCGGCGAGCTGACGTTGGGGTTGTTCTGTCGTCGTGGTCACGTTCGTGTCCTCAGGCTTGTGCGGTCTGTGCGTTGGCGCGGGTGGTCTGCTCGGTCATCAGTCGGGCGATGTCCTTCTTGAGAACCGAGAACTGTCTGGGGTTCTCCAGCTTCTCGGTCACTGCCTTCGTCCGGAGATCAAAGACCTCGCGGCGGAGACGCTGGATCTCGTGGACGATCTCGGCGTCATTAAGTTCGCGGATTTCACTGGGCTTCATGGTCATGTGTCCTGTGCTCTTAGACCGCGGGGCGGCGCTCAACAAAGCGGCAGCGGAACGGCATCTTGTGGGCCACACGGGTAAACGCCGCGCGGGCCAGGTCCTTGGGAACACCGGTGATCTCGTAAAGGATCGTCCCGGGCTTCACGCACGCGGCCCAGTATTCTGGCTCCGCTTTGCCCTTACCCATGCGTGTCTCGAGAGGCTTCTTCGAGATGGGCTTGTCGGGAAAGACCCGCACAAACAGCTTGCCCTCGCGGGAGACGTACTGCCTGGCGGCAATACGACCGGCCTCGATCTGCCGTGCCGTGAGCCAGCCACCTTCGGTGACCTGCAGGCCGAACTCGCCGAAGGCAACGTGGTTGCCCCGTGAGGCGACACCGCGCAGCTTGCCTCGCTGCTGCTTGCGGAACTTGACTCGTTTTGGCATCAGGGGCATGGGTTATCCCTCTGGGTCCTTGGTGTTCTAACGGTTTAGTGACGGCCTCGGGCACGCGGTCGAGCCCCTGCGGCCTTCGACTCGATCTGATCTTCGGAAACCTCGGAGTACGGGCCGTTGTAGACCCACACCTTGATACCGAGGGTACCGTACGTCGTGAGACTCTGGGCAAAGCCATAGTCGATGTTCGCCTGAAGCGTCGAGAGCGGGATCGCACCGAGACGGATGTCCTCGGTACGGCTCATCTCGTGACCACCAAGACGCCCGCCAATCTTGATCTTGACGCCCTTGGCACCTGCGTTCATCGCCGCTTCGGCCTTCATCTTGATGACACGGCGGAAACCCGCTCGCTTGGCGAGCTGCTCCGCGATGCTCATCGCGACGAGCTGCGCGTTCTTATCAGGGTTGTTCACTTCGATGCAGTTGATCGATACGTTTCGCCCGGTCAGACCCTGCAACTCAGAGGTCAGCCGCTCGATCTCGGCACCCTTGGGGCCAATGACCAGACCGGGCCGAGCCGTCTTGATGACGATCTTCAACTCTTCGCGAGTACGCTCAATATGAATGTCACTGACCGCAGCAAAAGGCGGGGTCTGGTTCAGCACACGATCGCAGTACCTGCGGATCTTCTGGTCTTCGACCAGCAGCTCGCCGTAGAGCGCCTTGGGGGCGTACCAGCGGCTCCGATGGGGCTCGGTGATGCCGACGCGGAAGCCGAATGGATGAACTTTTTGTCCCATGATTTAGATCTTCCTGTGGCTCAGGCCTGGGGCTGCTCGTCGACAGTGACGGTGATGTGGGAGGTACGCTTCAAAATGGCGTGGGCGCGACCGCGGTCCTTCGGCTGGAAACGCTTCATCGTTGGCCCGCCATCGACCTTCGCAATGGTCACGACCAGACTCCGCGTGTCAGCCTCGGCCGCATCGGCATTGGCGATCGCCGCATTCAAAGCCGCTTTGACCATCACCGCCCCACGCTTGGTGGACATGGTGAGCATGGTCAGCGCCTCGTCGATCGGCCGACCCTTGATCAGGTCCGTGACAAGCTTCGCCTTCTT from the Phycisphaeraceae bacterium genome contains:
- the secY gene encoding preprotein translocase subunit SecY, which produces MLRTLANIWKIPELRWKIAFTLGMLAIYRIGFFIPLPGVNQDALKTWAENSQGGAVGNLISFVGIFTGGALGQSTIFGLGIMPYISAAIIFQLLTASVESFKELQKQGPTGRQKIQEYTRYAAVGLCLVQAVFWMRFIQGNGLVYAEYSGTFLFWGCGVVGLTAGTIFLMWLGEQIDKYGIGNGISLIITAGIIAGIPGAVGLIANNFSTTGDGYGFDTIVFLLVSFIVVVAGAIVITQAQRRIPVQQAKHTRGRKVYGGQRSYLPLRVNHGGVMPIIFASSLMIFPTILLPPIENLLIPERVVPAEGESLSSWGWFANTVNQIWYHFSADFIAHTGYLYTLSFIGLIFFFAYFWTTVQFQPKEMATQLRDSGSFIPGLRPGPRTAEYLETVMERITYVGAGFLAVIAVIPTVVAGVFEIPFIVTQYLGGTGLLIVVSVMLDFVQRIEATLLMRNYEGFLSQSTSGGSGSPRSGGRRSPKIRGTRGTAS
- the rplO gene encoding 50S ribosomal protein L15 — its product is MMIHDITEIVGAHKSRKRIGRGVGSGHGKTSGRGHNGAGSRSGFSSPAHREGGQMPFFRRMAKRGFTNAAFRKHFATVNLRSIDARFEDGESVSPETLVKVGLIRNTKLPVKILADGEITKKLNITAAKFTQAATDKITKAGGSVTVDTGRPAPSPADGE
- the rplR gene encoding 50S ribosomal protein L18 — encoded protein: MNVKNQRRTRRKAGVRKRVLGTIETPRLSIFRSSKHIYAQLIDDMAGKTLASASSVVEKTAGGNVEGAKAVGKAIAEKAKSAGINAIQFDRNGYRYHGRVKALADSAREAGLKF
- the rplF gene encoding 50S ribosomal protein L6 → MSRIGKKPVPIEGGAKVSISGNTVTVEASGKKLSYDHRPEVSVRIDDDAKNVIVERRDDTRLAKAMHGLTRALIANMIEGVTKGYTKQLEIVGVGWNAQVQGRQVNLKLGYADTRVVKIPDGVDVAVEAQKLTITGPDKMLVGQTAAAIRSHRKPEPYNGKGVRYAGEQIIRKAGKAFGN
- the rpsH gene encoding 30S ribosomal protein S8, with translation MSLSDTIADMLTRVRNAARAKHPRVDCRNSNVCRGIARVLRDEGYINRFDVIEDGRQGILRIELKYGPRGEQLINLLKRESKPGCRVYSKVDDLPRPLAGLGIAILTTPKGVLSDREARTENVGGELICTVE
- the rpsN gene encoding 30S ribosomal protein S14, producing MSSKSTVVRNNKVKATVAKYAERRRQLKADKDYIGLQQLPRNASPTRVRNLCALTGRSRGVYRKFRISRIVLRELALEGKIPGMRKASW
- the rplE gene encoding 50S ribosomal protein L5, yielding MAKNKIKETLDPAAMKASAPAGLAPRLKQRFGDEIAPKLREQFGIKNVMATPKLQKIILNVGLGKQLEGTKINPKAKEQVLLTLETVAGQKPVMRKAKKSVSNFKLRAGYEVGAMVTLRGDRMWEFLDRLITLSIPRIKDFRGLKAKSFDGRGNYSFGITEQAIFPEVDMTSAQFTHGMHITMVFEQSDDTKSRFLLEELGWPFIKPENK
- the rplX gene encoding 50S ribosomal protein L24 encodes the protein MARHIRSGDMVIVTAGNGAWIRQHDAEGRVVNKTRDLRPKKILRVLTETDQVLVEGVNVRKKHLKPTQANPRGGVVSREMPIHISNVSPIADGKPTRVRFETRDDGSKVRVAARNGEQIGPELRKAKAK
- the rplN gene encoding 50S ribosomal protein L14, with product MIQAESRVDVADNTGAKIAYVIRVLGGSTGRGRKTLKTASLGDKVVCSVKKSLPGSDMKQGTIVRGVVVRTNYPVRRIDGSYVRFDKNAIVLIDEKGEPRGTRIFGAVARELREQQYMKIVSLASEVV
- the rpsQ gene encoding 30S ribosomal protein S17, producing MTTTTEQPQRQLAGTKIGVVTGDKRNKTRTVEVDFQVRHPKYGKYIHRQLRFHVHDEGNTSKVGDRVEIAPCRPYSKTKSWRLHKILQSAAVTE
- the rpmC gene encoding 50S ribosomal protein L29; this encodes MKPSEIRELNDAEIVHEIQRLRREVFDLRTKAVTEKLENPRQFSVLKKDIARLMTEQTTRANAQTAQA
- the rplP gene encoding 50S ribosomal protein L16, translated to MPLMPKRVKFRKQQRGKLRGVASRGNHVAFGEFGLQVTEGGWLTARQIEAGRIAARQYVSREGKLFVRVFPDKPISKKPLETRMGKGKAEPEYWAACVKPGTILYEITGVPKDLARAAFTRVAHKMPFRCRFVERRPAV
- the rpsC gene encoding 30S ribosomal protein S3 yields the protein MGQKVHPFGFRVGITEPHRSRWYAPKALYGELLVEDQKIRRYCDRVLNQTPPFAAVSDIHIERTREELKIVIKTARPGLVIGPKGAEIERLTSELQGLTGRNVSINCIEVNNPDKNAQLVAMSIAEQLAKRAGFRRVIKMKAEAAMNAGAKGVKIKIGGRLGGHEMSRTEDIRLGAIPLSTLQANIDYGFAQSLTTYGTLGIKVWVYNGPYSEVSEDQIESKAAGARPRARGRH
- the rplV gene encoding 50S ribosomal protein L22, which encodes MPYTNIHRGARISPKKAKLVTDLIKGRPIDEALTMLTMSTKRGAVMVKAALNAAIANADAAEADTRSLVVTIAKVDGGPTMKRFQPKDRGRAHAILKRTSHITVTVDEQPQA